The following proteins come from a genomic window of Carassius gibelio isolate Cgi1373 ecotype wild population from Czech Republic chromosome B8, carGib1.2-hapl.c, whole genome shotgun sequence:
- the LOC127964119 gene encoding THAP domain-containing protein 6-like codes for MTPVETRKTKTSRKAEESWSVDCSQDFQEVDPPLPNVDHSYALPASPAVPKTRLCEALARVESLEHELRNVKDRERRAKKTVRDLLEDLKGKNLINEDLKERLGFYSGKMKIIFFLLFLMGRAFTS; via the exons ATGACC cctGTGGAaaccaggaaaacaaagacctcAAGGAAAGCTGAGGAGAGCTGGTCAGTGGACTGTTCCCAGGATTTCCAAGAGGTCGACCCTCCTCTGCCTAATGTT GATCATTCCTATGCATTGCCTGCATCTCCTGCTGTTCCAAAGACCAGACTCTGTGAAGCCTTGGCTAGAGTGGAGAGTCTGGAGCACGAGTTGAGGAATGTCAAGGACCGGGAACGGAGGGCAAAGAAGACGGTGCGTGATCTTCTAGAGGATCTGAAGGGAAAGAACCTCATAAATGAAGATCTGAAAGAGAGACTTGGTTTCTACTctggtaaaatgaaaataatattttttcttctttttttaatgggaAGAGCATTTACTAGTTAA
- the LOC127964251 gene encoding heparin cofactor 2 gives MWFVTGLVIASLLSSPALAGVKDISSHLEGNEKEKLVDARGLSPFGENTDMESIPLDFHRENTVTNDLPLEGLEDEDYIDFDKIMAEGEDDYSEGDHIDEISTPAPDLDLFGEPSDPKIRRARLLRLFHGRTRLERINVVNARFGCRLYRKLRNRLNQTDNILFAPVGISIAMSMMALGVGPTSQVQVYQTLGFGEFINASAHYDNSTVHKLFRKLTHRLFRRNFGYTLRSVNDLYVKRNIHIQEAFRSDAKTYYFAEPQSVDFADPAFLVKANQRIQKITKGLIKEPLKSVDPNMAVMLLNYLYFKGTWEQKFPKELTHYRQFRVSEKKQVRVPMMQNKGSYLAAVDHELDCDVLQLPYTGNISMIIAVPQKLSGMRSLEQEISPTLISKWINNMTNRTREVVFPRFKLEQNYDLIEHLKEMGLTDPFTEKGDFSRMTSEKVIINWFKHQGTITVNEEGTEAAAMTHIGFMPLSTQTRFIVDRPFLFLIYEHRTGCVVFMGRVVDPSQS, from the exons ATGTGGTTCGTTACAGGTTTAGTAATAGCCTCTCTCTTGAGCAGCCCTGCGTTGGCTGGGGTCAAAGACATCAGTTCACACTTGGAAGGAAATGAGAAGGAAAAGCTGGTGGATGCCCGTGGACTTTCTCCGTTTGGAGAGAACACAGACATGGAGTCCATTCCCCTGGACTTCCATCGGGAGAACACAGTCACAAATGACCTCCCTTTGGAGGGTCTAGAAGATGAAGACTATATCGACTTTGATAAGATCATGGCAGAGGGCGAGGATGACTACAGCGAAGGTGACCATATAGATGAGATCTCCACCCCTGCTCCTGACCTGGACCTCTTTGGGGAGCCCAGTGACCCCAAAATACGGCGCGCACGCCTGTTGCGGCTTTTCCATGGGCGAACTCGCCTAGAGCGCATCAATGTGGTCAATGCACGATTCGGGTGTCGGCTTTATCGGAAACTGCGCAATCGACTTAACCAGACGGACAACATTCTGTTCGCTCCTGTGGGGATCTCCATTGCGATGAGCATGATGGCTCTGGGAGTCGGCCCAACCTCTCAGGTACAAGTCTACCAAACCCTCGGATTTGGGGAATTCATCAACGCCAGCGCTCATTACGATAACTCGACCGTGCACAAGCTGTTCCGTAAACTCACGCACAGGCTCTTCCGGAGGAACTTCGGCTACACATTACGCTCCGTTAATGACCTTTACGTGAAACGTAACATCCACATACAAGAGGCTTTCCGCAGTGATGCGAAGACGTACTACTTTGCAGAGCCGCAGTCTGTGGACTTTGCCGACCCGGCCTTCCTTGTGAAAGCCAACCAGCGCATTCAGAAGATCACCAAAGGACTGATCAAGGAACCGCTGAAGAGCGTAGACCCAAACATGGCAGTGATGCTCCTGAACTATCTCTACTTCAAAG GTACATGGGAGCAGAAGTTCCCAAAGGAACTGACACACTACCGGCAATTCCGTGTCAGTGAGAAAAAGCAGGTGCGTGTTCCCATGATGCAGAACAAAGGAAGCTACCTGGCGGCCGTTGACCACGAGCTCGACTGCGACGTACTGCAGCTGCCCTACACCGGAAACATCAGCATGATCATCGCCGTCCCACAGAAACTCTCTGGAATGAGATCCCTGGAGCAAGAGATCTCCCCGACTCTGATTAGCAAGTGGATTAACAACATGACCAACAG GACTCGTGAGGTGGTTTTCCCTCGGTTTAAGTTAGAGCAGAACTACGACTTAATTGAGCACCTGAAGGAAATGGGGCTGACGGACCCATTCACTGAAAAGGGTGACTTCTCTCGAATGACCTCTGAGAAGGTCATCATCAACTGG TTTAAGCATCAGGGCACCATTACAGTGAATGAAGAAGGTACCGAGGCCGCAGCAATGACACACATCGGATTCATGCCTTTATCAACACAGACGCGTTTCATCGTGGACCGCcccttcctcttcctcatctaCGAGCATCGCACGGGCTGCGTTGTGTTCATGGGACGTGTGGTAGACCCTTCGCAGAGTTAA